A stretch of DNA from Rhizobium sp. EC-SD404:
TCATTCGTCGGTCATGTCGTCGTCAACGTGCTGCTCGATGCGAAGTATGAGCTTGAACGTGACCCCGAGATCATCACCCAGGGCGTTCCGGCCTTCGACGACGAAGGAGACGCCATCGCCGATTTGCTGGTCGATGCGGCGATTGGCGCGGTGGACTCAATCCCGCGTGCTCGGCGAAAAGACCTCGCGACCGTGCGTGAATCCGTGCGTCGATCGGTGCGCGCCGAGGTCAACAATATCTGGGGCAAGAAACCGGTGACAACCGTTCTCGTCACCCGGATTTAGGGAGGAGACGCCGTGCTGGGACGTTTGAACCACGTCGCGATCGCGGTTCCGAACATTGCCGCGGCAAGCGCCATCTATCGGGAAACGCTCGGCGCCGAGGTATCGGCGCCGCAGTCGTTGACGGATCACGGCGTGACGGTCGTCTTCGTCGATCTCGGCAACACCAAGGTCGAACTGCTCGAACCCTTGGGCGACGCGTCGCCGATTGCCGCCTTTCTGGAGAAGAACCCGTCCGGCGGCATGCACCATATCTGCTATGAGGTCGAAGATATTTTCGAGGCGAGAGACCATCTGATCAAGGAGGGCGCACGCGTCCTCGGCGATGGCGAGCCCAAGATCGGCGCCCATGGCAAACCCGTCCTGTTTCTTCACCCGAAGGACTTCTGCGGGACGCTCGTTGAACTTGAACAAAGCGCGGCCTGACCGCCTCCAAGCCAAGGCACTTAAGCCATGTCGTTCTTTTCCGGATTTGCCGTCTATTTCATCATCTGGTGGGTGACGCTTTTTGCGGTGCTTCCGCTTGGTGTTCGCACGCAGGAGGAAGCCGGCGACATCACCCTCGGCACGACGGAAAGCGCGCCGCTCGCCGCCAGGCTGGGTTGGAAGGCCATGATCACCACATTGATCGCGGGCGTCATCTTCGGCGTCTACATTGTCGTGACTTCAGTCTACGGCCTATCGGTGGACAGCATCCCGCGCATCGTGCCGAATTTCTGACGAACAGACGAAGCGCATTTCAGGGAAGAAGAAAGCAAAAAAAAACAAGGCCAAAGCCTTGTTTTTTGAAGTCCCGCGTGATCGACCCGATTTCTCGGTGGCAGCGATTTAACGCGCCGGCGACCTGATCCTCCCAAGACTTGACCGCGAATGGGCAGAAATTCATCGATCTCTGCCTCGTTTGTGGGCACAAGCTAACGCACGGGGCTTCGAATGTCACCATTAATCTTCGAAAAACTGTCACATTTCGTCGCAGGGTTGTAGCCCGCTCGCAAATGATGATTGGTGCCGCCGCAACTGTGCTGGATGCCAAGCCATGCGCGGGTTCCCTTCAATCCGCGAAGCCGCTATGAACGCGCGTCTTTCCATCGCCAATTCGCCTGATTCCGGGGCTAGCCCAATCAGGCCACACCTGGACACATCATGCGCCTTTCACGCTACTTCCTTCCCATCCTGAAAGAGATACCCAAGGAAGCGGAGATCGTCTCGCATCGGCTCATGCTGCGCGCGGGCATGATCCGCCAGCAGTCGGCGGGCATCTATTCATGGCTGCCGCTCGGAAAGCGTGTGCTCGATCGGGTGAATGCGATCGTTCGGGAAGAGCAGAACCGCGCCGGCGCCATAGAAATCATGATGCCGACCATCCAGTCGGCTGATCTCTGGATGGAAAGCGGCCGCTACGACGATTACGGCAAGGAAATGCTGCGCATCGAGGATCGCCAGAAGCGTGCGATGCTTTATGGCCCGACCAACGAGGAGATGGTGACCGACATCTTCCGGTCCTATGTGCGCTCCTACAAGAGCCTGCCGCTCAACCTCTACCACATCCAGCTGAAGTTCCGTGACGAGATCCGTCCGCGTTTCGGCACCATGCGCTCGCGCGAGTTCATGATGAAGGATGCCTATTCCTTCGACATCGACAAGGCGGCAGCGGTCCACTCCTACAACAAGATGTTCGTTGCCTATCTGCGCACCTTCGCCCGGCTGGGACTGAAGGCGATTCCGATGCGCGCCGATACCGGCCCGATCGGCGGTGATCTCAGCCACGAATTCATCATCCTGGCATCGACCGGCGAGTCGGAAGTGTTCTGCCACCGGGATTTCATGGATTTCGACATTCCCGGCGACGACACGGATTTTGACGACGTCGCGAGCATTCAGTCGACGGTCGATCGCTGGACGTCGCTTTATGCGGCAACATCGGAAATGCACGATGCGGAGGCTTTCGCAGCCGTTCCCGAGCACTCCAAGGTGTCGGCTCGCGGTATCGAAGTCGGTCACATCTTCTATTTCGGCACCAAGTATTCCGCGCCGATGAAGGCGACGGTGACTGGCCCCGACGGTAAGGATCACCCGGTCCACATGGGTTCCTACGGCATCGGCCCGACGCGCCTCGTTCCCGCAATCGTCGAGGCGAGCCA
This window harbors:
- a CDS encoding DUF1467 family protein, whose product is MSFFSGFAVYFIIWWVTLFAVLPLGVRTQEEAGDITLGTTESAPLAARLGWKAMITTLIAGVIFGVYIVVTSVYGLSVDSIPRIVPNF
- the mce gene encoding methylmalonyl-CoA epimerase, which produces MLGRLNHVAIAVPNIAAASAIYRETLGAEVSAPQSLTDHGVTVVFVDLGNTKVELLEPLGDASPIAAFLEKNPSGGMHHICYEVEDIFEARDHLIKEGARVLGDGEPKIGAHGKPVLFLHPKDFCGTLVELEQSAA
- the proS gene encoding proline--tRNA ligase → MRLSRYFLPILKEIPKEAEIVSHRLMLRAGMIRQQSAGIYSWLPLGKRVLDRVNAIVREEQNRAGAIEIMMPTIQSADLWMESGRYDDYGKEMLRIEDRQKRAMLYGPTNEEMVTDIFRSYVRSYKSLPLNLYHIQLKFRDEIRPRFGTMRSREFMMKDAYSFDIDKAAAVHSYNKMFVAYLRTFARLGLKAIPMRADTGPIGGDLSHEFIILASTGESEVFCHRDFMDFDIPGDDTDFDDVASIQSTVDRWTSLYAATSEMHDAEAFAAVPEHSKVSARGIEVGHIFYFGTKYSAPMKATVTGPDGKDHPVHMGSYGIGPTRLVPAIVEASHDEGGIIWPAGVAPFDAVIINMKAGDQACDAACEKVYAAMTATGLDVLLDDTDERAGGKFATADLIGVPLQVIVGPRGIAAGEVEIKTRSTGERETLPLDAAINRLTATAR